A genomic segment from Natator depressus isolate rNatDep1 chromosome 19, rNatDep2.hap1, whole genome shotgun sequence encodes:
- the ZNF683 gene encoding tissue-resident T-cell transcription regulator protein ZNF683 isoform X1 produces the protein MKGECRAMLHWREADFQERCTYIVKDQPCEMLTRPDFPRAQASLPRNLAFRRNSSHKVVAVLSREYIPAGTCFGPLVGEVYTKENVPKNADRKHFWRIYAPWGELHHFIDAHDPRRSNWMRYVNPTPDAPAQNLVACQNGLEIYFYTLKPIVTGAELLVWYSHEFAERLQCPLPGELEHDGLWKSTTEAPATPGPQPSQGGSAANPNPTAKHAQSKEAEEGDEDESVDVEALDRGVPPSPAGCRRAVLSGQLPQEVKPWPLGRSPFPSAPGKEGAPEKPSQRAASPRNQAVLGFCPYGPTTSLCKELQCCLSSLYPSCPLYLPTGHLPQPYLHACGTIPAHSPRFVLPPQAMPFLPALPLSRAGEIPPLGLPSQDPQVYTHARGDGTSPYPGLYATVLPHEKQEAHELRKPQDVLIALQSGAFSFPGLDNGPKQYLSPAGGTSYTSEVQQQKPTSLLAHPLEAINLSMPKFCPPSGRLGTTPVPYPLKKQNGKIKYECNICAKSFGQLSNLKVHLRVHSGERPFQCHICKKCFTQLAHLQKHHLVHTGEKPHKCLVCHKRFSSTSNLKTHLRLHSGERPYRCRQCQGRFTQHVHLKLHERLHERERPHRCPSCPKAYIHPFSLALHRRGCCPLAPGAAGPPAQLGRLNALIDRFDFSLDAERLQGEGAPGPLEDLIRREMETGRRGQPPRDKGPCSPGLRKQLPLLPLPHYSVSVKQEDFPLQPA, from the exons ATGAAGGGGGAGTGCCGAGCCATGCTGCACTGGCGGGAGGCAGATTTCCAGGAACGATGCACCTACATCGTGAAGGACCAGCCGTGCGAAATGCTCACGCGCCCCGACTTCCCTCGTGCACAAGCCTCCTTACCCCGAAACTTGGCCTTCCGGCGCAACAGCAGCCACAAG GTGGTGGCGGTGCTGAGCCGAGAGTACATCCCGGCAGGCACGTGCTTCGGGCCGCTGGTCGGGGAGGTCTACACCAAAGAGAACGTGCCAAAGAACGCAGACAGGAAGCACTTCTGGAGA ATTTACGCCCCATGGGGCGAGCTTCACCATTTCATCGACGCCCATGACCCACGCCGCAGTAACTGGATGCGCTACGTCAACCCCACCCCTGACGCCCCGGCCCAGAACCTGGTGGCCTGCCAGAACGGCCTGGAGATTTACTTCTACACCCTGAAGCCCATCGTGACGGGTGCCGAGCTCCTGGTGTGGTACAGCCACGAGTTTGCTGAGCGGTTGCAGTGCCCGCTGCCGGGGGAGCTCG AGCACGATGGTCTCTGGAAATCCACCACAGAGGCCCCCGCCACGCCAGGGCCTCAGCCATCACAGGGGGGCTCTGCCGCCAACCCAAACCCCACAGCGAAGCACGCACAGAGCAAGGAGGCGGAAGAGGGCGATGAAGATGAGAGCGTTGACGTGGAAGCACTGGACAGGGGCGTGCCGCCGAGCCCAGCAGGATGCCGACGTGCGGTGCTGAGCGGGCAGCTCCCCCAGGAAGTCAAGCCGTGGCCCCTGGGACGTAGCCCTTTCCCCAGTGCCCCTGGCAAGGAAGGGGCACCCGAGAAGCCCAGCCAAAGAGCCGCAAGCCCCAGGAACCAGGCAGTCCTTGGCTTCTGCCCGTACGGCCCAACTACCTCGCTGTGCAAGGAGCTGCAGTGCTGCCTTAGCAGCCTctacccctcctgccccctgtaTCTGCCGACGGGCCACCTGCCCCAGCCGTATCTTCACGCCTgcggcaccatccctgcccactcCCCCCGGTTTGTGCTGCCCCCACAAGCCATGCCTTTCCTGCCAGCACTGCCCCTGAGCAGGGCCGGGGAAATCCCTCCCTTGGGGTTGCCGTCGCAGGATCCTCAGGTCTACACCCATGCCCGGGGAGATGGGACATCTCCATACCCAGGCCTCTACGCAACTGTCTTGCCTCATGAAAAACAGGAAGCCCACGAGCTCCGGAAGCCACAGGATGTTTTAATCGCCCTCCAAAGCGGGGCTTTCTCCTTTCCAGGCTTGGACAATGGACCAAAGCAGTATTTGTCCCCTGCCGGGGGCACCTCATATACCTCTGAAGTTCAGCAACAGAAACCTACCTCCCTGCTTGCCCACCCACTGGAGGCCATCAATCTCAGCATGCCAAAGTTCTGCCCGCCGTCCGGCCGCTTGGGTACCACGCCCGTGCCCTACCCTCTGAAGAAGCAGAACGGCAAGATCAAATACGAGTGCAACATCTGCGCCAAGAGCTTCGGGCAGCTCTCCAACCTCAAG GTCCATCTGAGGGTGCACAGCGGCGAGAGACCCTTCCAGTGCCACATCTGCAAGAAGTGTTTCACGCAGCTGGCTCACCTGCAGAAGCACCACCTGGTGCATACGGGCGAGAAACCTCACAAATGCCTG GTCTGCCACAAGCGCTTCAGCAGCACCAGCAACCTCAAGACCCACCTGCGGCTGCACTCGGGCGAGCGGCCTTACCGGTGCCGCCAGTGCCAGGGCCGCTTCACCCAGCACGTCCACCTCAAGCTGCACGAGCGGCTGCACGAGCGCGAGCGCCCGCACCGCTGCCCCAGCTGCCCCAAGGCCTACATCCACCCCTTCAGCCTGGCGCTGCACCGCCGCGGCTGCTGCCCGCTGGCCCCCGGCGCTGCCGGCCCCCCCGCCCAGCTTGGCCGCCTCAACGCCCTGATCGACCGCTTCGACTTCAGCCTGGATGCCGAGCgcctgcagggggaaggggctccCGGGCCCCTGGAGGATCTCATCCGCAGGGAGATGGAGACTGGCAGGCGTGGGCAGCCCCCCAGGGACAAGGGCCCCTGCTCGCCGGGCCTCCGCAAACAGCTGccgctcctgcccctgccccactacAGTGTCTCTGTCAAGCAGGAAGACTTCCCGTTGCAGCCGGCCTGA
- the ZNF683 gene encoding tissue-resident T-cell transcription regulator protein ZNF683 isoform X2: protein MRYVNPTPDAPAQNLVACQNGLEIYFYTLKPIVTGAELLVWYSHEFAERLQCPLPGELEHDGLWKSTTEAPATPGPQPSQGGSAANPNPTAKHAQSKEAEEGDEDESVDVEALDRGVPPSPAGCRRAVLSGQLPQEVKPWPLGRSPFPSAPGKEGAPEKPSQRAASPRNQAVLGFCPYGPTTSLCKELQCCLSSLYPSCPLYLPTGHLPQPYLHACGTIPAHSPRFVLPPQAMPFLPALPLSRAGEIPPLGLPSQDPQVYTHARGDGTSPYPGLYATVLPHEKQEAHELRKPQDVLIALQSGAFSFPGLDNGPKQYLSPAGGTSYTSEVQQQKPTSLLAHPLEAINLSMPKFCPPSGRLGTTPVPYPLKKQNGKIKYECNICAKSFGQLSNLKVHLRVHSGERPFQCHICKKCFTQLAHLQKHHLVHTGEKPHKCLVCHKRFSSTSNLKTHLRLHSGERPYRCRQCQGRFTQHVHLKLHERLHERERPHRCPSCPKAYIHPFSLALHRRGCCPLAPGAAGPPAQLGRLNALIDRFDFSLDAERLQGEGAPGPLEDLIRREMETGRRGQPPRDKGPCSPGLRKQLPLLPLPHYSVSVKQEDFPLQPA, encoded by the exons ATGCGCTACGTCAACCCCACCCCTGACGCCCCGGCCCAGAACCTGGTGGCCTGCCAGAACGGCCTGGAGATTTACTTCTACACCCTGAAGCCCATCGTGACGGGTGCCGAGCTCCTGGTGTGGTACAGCCACGAGTTTGCTGAGCGGTTGCAGTGCCCGCTGCCGGGGGAGCTCG AGCACGATGGTCTCTGGAAATCCACCACAGAGGCCCCCGCCACGCCAGGGCCTCAGCCATCACAGGGGGGCTCTGCCGCCAACCCAAACCCCACAGCGAAGCACGCACAGAGCAAGGAGGCGGAAGAGGGCGATGAAGATGAGAGCGTTGACGTGGAAGCACTGGACAGGGGCGTGCCGCCGAGCCCAGCAGGATGCCGACGTGCGGTGCTGAGCGGGCAGCTCCCCCAGGAAGTCAAGCCGTGGCCCCTGGGACGTAGCCCTTTCCCCAGTGCCCCTGGCAAGGAAGGGGCACCCGAGAAGCCCAGCCAAAGAGCCGCAAGCCCCAGGAACCAGGCAGTCCTTGGCTTCTGCCCGTACGGCCCAACTACCTCGCTGTGCAAGGAGCTGCAGTGCTGCCTTAGCAGCCTctacccctcctgccccctgtaTCTGCCGACGGGCCACCTGCCCCAGCCGTATCTTCACGCCTgcggcaccatccctgcccactcCCCCCGGTTTGTGCTGCCCCCACAAGCCATGCCTTTCCTGCCAGCACTGCCCCTGAGCAGGGCCGGGGAAATCCCTCCCTTGGGGTTGCCGTCGCAGGATCCTCAGGTCTACACCCATGCCCGGGGAGATGGGACATCTCCATACCCAGGCCTCTACGCAACTGTCTTGCCTCATGAAAAACAGGAAGCCCACGAGCTCCGGAAGCCACAGGATGTTTTAATCGCCCTCCAAAGCGGGGCTTTCTCCTTTCCAGGCTTGGACAATGGACCAAAGCAGTATTTGTCCCCTGCCGGGGGCACCTCATATACCTCTGAAGTTCAGCAACAGAAACCTACCTCCCTGCTTGCCCACCCACTGGAGGCCATCAATCTCAGCATGCCAAAGTTCTGCCCGCCGTCCGGCCGCTTGGGTACCACGCCCGTGCCCTACCCTCTGAAGAAGCAGAACGGCAAGATCAAATACGAGTGCAACATCTGCGCCAAGAGCTTCGGGCAGCTCTCCAACCTCAAG GTCCATCTGAGGGTGCACAGCGGCGAGAGACCCTTCCAGTGCCACATCTGCAAGAAGTGTTTCACGCAGCTGGCTCACCTGCAGAAGCACCACCTGGTGCATACGGGCGAGAAACCTCACAAATGCCTG GTCTGCCACAAGCGCTTCAGCAGCACCAGCAACCTCAAGACCCACCTGCGGCTGCACTCGGGCGAGCGGCCTTACCGGTGCCGCCAGTGCCAGGGCCGCTTCACCCAGCACGTCCACCTCAAGCTGCACGAGCGGCTGCACGAGCGCGAGCGCCCGCACCGCTGCCCCAGCTGCCCCAAGGCCTACATCCACCCCTTCAGCCTGGCGCTGCACCGCCGCGGCTGCTGCCCGCTGGCCCCCGGCGCTGCCGGCCCCCCCGCCCAGCTTGGCCGCCTCAACGCCCTGATCGACCGCTTCGACTTCAGCCTGGATGCCGAGCgcctgcagggggaaggggctccCGGGCCCCTGGAGGATCTCATCCGCAGGGAGATGGAGACTGGCAGGCGTGGGCAGCCCCCCAGGGACAAGGGCCCCTGCTCGCCGGGCCTCCGCAAACAGCTGccgctcctgcccctgccccactacAGTGTCTCTGTCAAGCAGGAAGACTTCCCGTTGCAGCCGGCCTGA